The Candidatus Eremiobacterota bacterium DNA segment CGCTCCCGGCGTGGGCCCAGTCCGCGCTGAAAGCCCCGCTGCACCCGCCCTCCGGCGAGATCGGCGCGCGCCCGCACCGGCTCGCGAACGGAATGCGCTACGCGGTGCGCCGCGAGACGGCGGCGCCCACCGTCGTCGTGAGCGGCGTGATCCGCACCAGCCCGCTGCTCTACGAGCCGAAAGGAAAGGACGGCGTCCACCTGCTCGTCGACGCACTGCTCCCGTGGGGCACGACGACGTACGACCGCAAAGGCTACGAAGCGCAGCTCGACGCGATCGCGGCCTCGGCCGCGCTCGGCGAGTCCTTCGCGCTCAAGGTGCAAGCGAAAGACTTCGAGCGCGGGATCGCGCTGCTCGCCGACGGCATGCTGCATCCCGCCTTCGCGCCGTCCGCGTTCGCGATCGTGCGCGCGAACACGATGCAGAGCGTGGCGCTCGCCGACAAGCTGCCGAAGACGAAAGCCGAGCTCGCGCAGCGGCTCGCGCTCTACCCGGCCGGCGACCCGCGGCGCCGCGACGTCACCGAGCAGACGATCGCCGGCAGCAGCCTCGACGACGCGAAGCGCTGGTACCGCTTCGCGTTCCGCCCCGACGAGACCACGCTGGCGATCGTCGGCGATGTCGCGCCCGAGCGCGCGGACGCCGCGATCCGCAAGTACTTCGGCGCGTGGAAAGCGGCCGGCGCGCCGCCGTCGTTCCGCTTCCCGCAGCTGCGCGCGAAGGCGAAGCAGGCGCAGACCGTGACCGTGAAGGTTCCGACCAACGTTCAATCCGAGGTGACGCTCAAACAGGTGTTCCCGATGCGGCGCGACGACGCGGACTACGTGCCGCTGCTGCTCGCGAACACGATGCTCTCCGGCGAAGGGACGGGCTCGCTGCTGATGGAGGAGTTGCGTACGCACCGCGGCTACGTCTACACCGCCGACTCCGACTTCAACGTGAACGCGGCCGGCGCGGAGTTCAGCATCTCGTTCTCGAGCGATCCGAAGAACGTCGGCCGCGCGAACGCGGCGGTCGTCGCGATGATCAAGCGTTTGCAGAGCGCGCCGCTCTCGGCGGTCGAGCTGCAGCGCGCGAAAGCGCTGCTGCTCGCGCAGCGCGTTCTGCCGCTCGACAGCTACGCCGGCGTCGCGGCCGACATGCTGGCCGGCGTGAAAGACGGCTACACCGAGTCCGACGAGAGCTGGTTCTGGAACGCGCTGCTGCGCACCACGCCGGGGCAGATACAGCACGCACTGCGCCGCATCGACGCGGACCATTTCGTCCGGGTGATCGTCGAACCGGGGTCGTAACCGGCGCTGGGCGTCGAAGCTTGGTACGGTGAGCAGCCGTCCCGGCGGGTAGTCGTCCTTGAATTCTCGTTTCGTTGTGCTACTATGGCCGCATCCACGTACGTCAAAAGTCGTGGCTGCGGTACCTCGGGATTTCATGCCCGGGGTCTGTCGTGCTTCAGGTCTCTCGTACGTCAGGCGAAGGTTTCAGCAATGAGCCCGGCTGTGTTCTCCGTTGACCTCGAATCCAAGGCAGCATATGTCTCCTACCGGCCCTCGTCGCAGATCGCGCAGCAAGTGCGCGTCGTGCGGGGACGAACCGGGCGACTGGGCGCGATTCCCTATGGCCCGGCGCTGCACGGCATGCCGCACCTGATCGCCGAGTACGACGCCGCGGGCGAAGTCGTCGGCGTGCAGTTGCATGGCATTTCACCGGAGCTGATCGGCCTCGCCGACGAGTTCCTCGGCCTGGTCGACCTCGCGCTCCCCGACCCGCTCGCGCGCACGATCCTGGCCTGACGTAACGCGCGAAGCGCGTCTTCGCTATTTCTTTACGCGCCGCCACGTCGCCGATGGCGTCGTGGGCGCTCAGGGAACGACGAGTGCCGAGCGGAGGTCGATGAACGGGCCGCCTTCCTTCGCGTTCGGCGCGTCGGGCTCGAAGCGCAGCTCGTGCGGTCCGCTCGTGCGCCAGCGCCACGCGAACAGAACCGCGTCGGGAAGCGCTTTGCCCGCGCTGGATTTGTTCTGCCAGATCCCCGTGCGGTCGACGGGCTCGCGGCCGTCGATCAGCAATCGCGCCCGGCCGAGCTCGCAGCAGCGTTCGCCGAGCGTTCCGCGCAGCGCGACCGCCGAGCCGGTGAAGCGGAAGGTCTGCGGCAGCGATGTGATCGCGAGCGGTTGTGACGACATCGCCGGCCAGGGATCGTTCGCCTCCGGGCGCTCGTTCGGCGCGAGCGCGCCGGCCGCGATCATCAGCGCGAGCGCGCCGTTCGCCTGCCAGGCGGTGACGACGCCGCTCGGCGGCGGGCCGTCGAAGAAGCGGCCGTACGCGCCGTCGGTCGCGCGCCGCGCGTGCGCGGCCGCGGCGGCGTTGCGCACGATCCAATCGCGCGCGGAGCTCTCGCCGTCGCGCGCGAGCAGCAGCATCGCGAAGACGAGCGGCTGCACGATGTCGTTCTCCGCTTGCAGGTCGGTGAAGACGTCGCGGTCGTCGTCGAGCGCGCGGATCGCGCGCGCCGTCACGCGCGCTTCTTCGCCGTAGCGCCTTTCGCCGGTGGCGCGCGCCAGCACGAGGCCTGCTTCGATCATCACGCCGTTGACGGACGCGAAGAAACGGTGCGGCAGCGCGCGGCACGTGTGTCCGTCGTCGAAGACGTAGACGGTGTAGAGCGGCAGCTCGGGATCGAGGAACCACTTCCGCACCGCCGCATAGTGCCGCGTTGCGTCCTCGAGATAGTCGCTGCGCTTCAAGCGCTCCGCCAGCAGCGCCGCGGCGAGCGTTCGGTTCGCGTCGGTCTCGAGCGTCTTCAGGCCGCCGCTCTCGGCGTGCGGTCGCTGGTAGTCGATCTCCGGACACGCGCCGCGCGCGAAGACATCGGAGCTCGCGATGAACCGGTACGCGGCTTCGGCGTTCGTCAGGGCTTTGCCGTCACGGGTCGCGTCGTACGTGCGCACGGCCGCGACGGCGTCCCACATCGGCACGTCGCTCCACGCGGTGCAGCGCGGCCGCCGGCAGTCGCCGTAGGCGGGCTCGGTCTGTTCGAGCTCGCGCAGCAGCGAGAGCAGCGTTTCATCGTGCGTCAGCAGCCGGCGCTCGTAAACGATTGCGGTGAGGCTGTCGGCGGCCCAGTCCACGTTCCCCGCACCGCAGCTCGCATCGAGGCACGCGTACCATCTTCCCGCACCCGCATAGAACCGTGTCGCCAGCGTCTCGGCGGCGTCGTCCGCCAGCGCTTTGAACGTCGCCGGCGCGACGCGCGCCGCCGCAGGCGTCGTCGTTACCTTGTAGCCGAAGACGAGCAGCAGCACGGCGTACCCGGTCCCTGCCGCGACCACGACCACGACCGCAGCGGCGAAAAACGCGAACGCCGGCGCGACGAATCGCAGCGCCGCGCGAAGGCGTCTGATGCCGACGGCACGGCCTCAGGCCGGCGTCATCGCCGGCTCGACGTCGAGCGTCGTGACGCGGTGCAAATCGCGGCGGTCGTTCGCTTCGTCGAACGGCAGGCCGCGGTGCATCGTGCACCGGTTATCCCAGATGACGAAATCGCCGACGCGCCAGGTGTGCCGGTAGACGAACTGCGGCAGCGTCGCGAGGCTCATCAGCTCGCGCAGCAGCAACCGGCCGTCCGGAACCGGCCAGCCCACGACGTGCGCGGCGTGCGAAGCGATGAACACGCTCTTCCGTCCGGACCCGGGATGCGTGCGCACCAGCGGCTGCACCGCGCCCGGGAACTGTGCACGCTCGGCGTCGGTGAACTCGGTGAAGCCGATCGTCTCGCGCGAGTAGATGATCGAATGAAACGCGCGCAGCTCCGCGATCTGCGTCTTCATCGCCTCGGGCAGCGCGTCGTACGCCGCGCGCATGTCGGCGTACTCCGTCTCGCCGCCTTTGCTCGGCACCTCTTTCGCGGAGAGCATCGAGTAGCGCGCGGACGGGCTCTGAAACGACGAGTCGCTATGCCACAGCCGGTTGCCGAGCGAGTACATCCGCCGCCGGTCGTCGCGCGCGATGATGTCCTCGTTCTCGTCGAGGTTCGAGATGTCGGTCATCGCCGGATCCTTCAACCGCGGGTTCGCGTCGATGACGCGCCGCCCGACGGTCGTAACGAGCTCGCCCCCGAGCCGCCGCGCAAACGCAACCTGCTCCTCGTCCGTGAACGGCTGCTCCCGCACGACGAGCACCGCATGCCGGTCCATCAACCCGCGGACCTCGTCGAGCCCCCGCTCGTCCAACGCCGGCAGGTCAACCCCCGAAATCTGCCCCGCAAACCCCGGATGAAGAAACCGCGCCTCCATAGCCATAGACCTATTCTACTACGAACATCAACGGGCCGGCACCGGGGCACGGACAGAAGTAGTGGCCTACATTCTGAAATTCGTCCGCGAGCTTACTGCGCTCTTCGCAGCTCTTGGTTACGCCGTCGACCAAGTGCGCGAACTCCGGCAGCGCGGTCCTCGGGTGCAGGTGGGCGACGAGGCGGGGGAACGGCCGGAGCCGCCGGACGACGTAGCGTTTGGGGATGACTTCCTCTACGATGCGGTCGCTCGGATCAACGAAGCAGTCGTCGCAAACATCGACACGGTGGATCTGTCATTGCTCGCCGTCATCGGCGGGACGCTTGCGGTCCTGGTCTTCGGGATCGACAAGATACGCGAGCTCGCGCCACCGTGGGCGATTGCGGCTTATTGGCTTCTTGGCGGTTCCGTTACAGTGTGCGCTTTCGGGTACCTAATCGGCTTCGGAAGTCCGCGAGAATCGACCGACCCCGAGTCGTTTACGGTCGCTTTCGCCGAATACCCCGGGGAAACGATATCCGTCGCTATCAAAGATACCGCGCGTGCATATCGAGACAACGCGCGTATTCGCTTGCTCAAGCGAGTCGGGGTTGTCACCGCGCTGGCGTTGCTGATTGCTGGAACGGTCGTGATCGCTCTGGCGCGCTCCATCGGCGCGGTGGTATAATCCGAGACATGAGTCATCGGCGTGTGCGGCGGACCATAGGCGTTTCGGAGGCCGTGAAGGCTATGGCGCAGCGGCTTGGACGCGAGCTCGGCATCAGGCCGCTCCAGCCGGGGGAACGCCGCCCCGATGGTTATTTCCTGGTAAGCCACCTCACCGGGAAACCCATCATCAAAGACCGCAACGCCGTGGTCCGCGACCAAGACTAGCCCAATCGTGCCGACGCGCTAACGCGCGGCGACTTCGAGGCCCATCAGGGTGCGGATGCGGTCGCGGTCGGCGGCGAGCTCGGCGGCGGGGCCGGCGTGGACGATGCGGCCGCTGTCCAGCACGTACGCGCGGTTCGATATCTTCAAGGCGAGCAGCGCGTTTTGCTCGACGATCAGGATCGCGACGCCGGTTTGCTTCAGCTCGCCGAGGATGCGGTAGACGTCCTCGACGATCAGCGGCGCGAGGCCCTGCGAGGGCTCGTCGACCAGCAGCAGCCGCGGGTTCGAGACGAGCGCGCGGCCGATCGCGAGCATCTCTTGCTCGCCGCCGGAGAGGCGGCCAGCTTTGCGCGCGCGCAGCTCGGCGAGCTTCGGCAGGTGGTCGAACACGCGCGCGATCGTCCAGCTCCCGCTCCGCCCGTTTTCGGCTAGCTGCAAATTCTCGAGCACGCTGAGATCCTTGAACATGCGGCGGCCTTCGGGGACGTAGCCGACGCCGAGCCGTGCGATCTTGTAGGCGGGCCAGCCGGTGACGTCCTGGCCGGCATAGCGGATGCTCCCGGCGCGCGGCGGGGTGAGGCCCAGGATGCTGCGCATCGTGGTCGTCTTGCCGGCGCCGTTGAGGCCGAGCAGCGCGACGACCTCTCCTTCGCCGACGGTCAGCGAGACGTCGCGCAGGATGCGGATCTTGCCGTAGTTCGTGCACAGCCCGTCGACGCTTAGCAGCGGGTCGCCGCCCGGCGTGCGCGCGTCAGACATGCTCGAGAACTCCCTCGCCGAGATACGCGCTGCGAACCGCCTCGTTCGCGGCGATCTCGGCCGGCGTTCCTTCGGCGAGCAGCTTGCCGCGGTCGAGCACGGTGATGCGGTCGGCGAGGCTCAGCACCACCCGCATGTTGTGCTCGACGAACAGCACCGTCAGCCCGAGCCGCTCGCGCAAGTCGCGGATCACGCCGATGATGCGATCGGTCTCCGCTTCGGCGAGCCCGGCCATCGGCTCGTCGAGCAGGACCAGCACCGGATCGGTCGACAGGCTCATCGCGATCTCGACCAGCCGCTGCGAGCCGTGCGCGAGCTCCGAGAGCGGACGGTCGCGCTGCGCGGTGAGGTTCACGAAGCCGAGCAGCTCGTCGACGCGCTGGTCGAGCGCCGCCTTCGCCTCGCCGCGCGGCGCGCGCAGCCGAAACGCCTGCTTCGCGTGCGCGTTCACGCCAAGGCGCACGTTTTCGTCGACGGTCAGCTCCGGGAAGATGCTCGGGGTCTGAAACGTCCGCCCCATGCCCATCGCGATGCGGCGCCAGTTCAGCATTCGCGTCACGTCGGTACCCAGAAAGCGAACGCTGCCGCGCTCGGGGAACATGTAGCCCGAAATCGCGTTGAAGAACGTCGTCTTGCCGGCGCCGTTGGGGCCGATGAGCGCGTGGATCGTGCCCTCGCGAACCTGCAGCGACACGTCGTCCACCGCCCGCACGCCGCCGAACACCTTGGAGACGTTCGCCGCCTCGAGCATAATGCGGTCAGACGCCACGCCCCACCTCGACCGGTGCGTTCGGGTCGAACGCGGCGTTGACGTCGTCGTCGGCGAACGTCTGCGGCGCGCGGCGCTTCAGTGCTTGCAGCGTGCCGAGGATGCCGCGCGGGAAGCCGAGCACGCATGCCACGAACAGCGCGCCCAGGTAGATCTGCCACCACGCCGTCATCGTCGAGATGACGTCCTTGCCGACGACGTAGATGAACGCGCCCACCAGCGAGCCCCACACGGTGCCTGCGCCGCCGAGAATCATGGCGAGCACGAAGTTACCCGACTCATGCCAGTCGAGCTGCAGCGGTGCGGCGAAGTCGATCAGCAGCCCGAAGAGCGCGCCGCTCAAGCCCGCCATCGTCGCAGAGATCAGCAACGCGACGAAGATGAAGCGGTCGGTGTTCAGCCCCAGGTAGCGCACACGCGGCTCGTTCTGCCGGATCGCGATGAGCGTGCGCCCGAACGGCGAGCGCACGATCGTGCGAAACGCGAACAGCGCCACCACGAACAGCGCCAGCGAGACGTAGTAGAAGCCGAAGTCGCTCACGACCACGTGCGCCGACGGCAGCCCCGCGTATGGGCGCACGATCTGCATGCCGTCCTCACCGCCGGTGATGTCGGTGAACTTGTACGCGATGAAGTAGAAGACCTGACCGAACGCGATCGACAGCAGGCCGAAATAGATGCCGCGCCGGCGCAGCAGGAACGGTCCGAGCAGCAGTCCGCCGAGCAGCCCCGCCGCCATCCCGATCAGAATCGCCAGCACGAAATCGACCTGCGGAAGATATTTCTGCGACAGCGCTACGCCGTACAGGCCGAGCCCGAAATACGCCGCGTTGCCGAACGCCGGCAGCCCGGTGTACCCGAGCAGCAGGTTCACGCTCATCACGGCGATCGCGGTGACGAACACCTCGCTCACCGTAGAGAGCTCCACGTGCGCCAGCGGCGAGAGCCACGGGCCGAAGCAGCACAGCACGACGACGACCGCCGAGACGAACAGCTCCCTGCGAGCAGTCACCCGAAGATGCCCTCTTCCCCGAACAGGCCCCGCGGCCGCACCAGCAGCACGATCGCCATCAGCACGTACATCGAGACCTCGCTGGCGGCCGGGATGAACAGCGTCGTCATCGAGATCGCGATCCCGACGAGCAGTCCGCCGACGATGCTGCCGAACAGGCTGCCCATCCCGCCGATGATCACGGTCACGAACGCCGGCATCAGCAGCGCGTTGCCGCTGGTCGGCGCGAGCCCGAGCAGCCCGGCCGCGAGCACGCCCGCGATCCCGGCGAGAAAGATGCCGAGGCTGAAGTTCACCGCATAGAGCAGCTGCGTGTTGGTGCCGAGCGCGGCGATCATCTCGTTGTCCTGCACCGCCGCGCGCAGCCGCAGCCCGAAGCGCGTCCGCGTGAGGAAGAGCGCGAGCGCGACGATCGCGATCACGAGCACGAGGACGATGAAGATGCGAAACGTCGGAAAATGCATGAAGCCGATGTTGGCCGCGCCCGAGAGGGACGGCGGCGGCGAGAACGGGACGCCGTTCGGCCCCCAGATGAGCCGGAACACTTCCTCGGCGATGAGGGAGAGTCCGAACGTCATCAGGAGGCTGTAGAACGGCTCGCGCTTGTAGAGCGGGCGCACCAGCAGCCGCTCCACCACGACGCCCACGAACACGGCGAACAGCGGCGCCAGCACCAGCGCCCACCCGAACGGGACGTTGCGCAGCACCAGCGAGTACGCGAGGTAGCCGGCCAGCGTCATGAAGCTCCCGTGCGCCATGTTGATGGTCCCGGTCAGGTTCATGATCAGCGAGAGACCGAGCGCCACGATCGCGTAGAACGCGCCCAGCACGATCCCGTTGAAGAGCTGGGGCCCGAGGTGCTCGATCACGCCGACGTCAGCCGGGATAGCCCAGCTTGCAGACGGCCTGCTTCTGCGCGATGGTTTGCTCGACGGCTTCGGCGGCGTTGACGTCGGTGACGTCGAACAGGTCGTACTTGTCGCCGGGCGTGCCGTTGGGGCGGATCTTCGCGACCCACATCGGCCACATCAGCTGGTGGTCTTCCTTGCGGTAGTACGCCGAGCCCGCGAAGATCGAGTTGAAGTGCGTGCCTTCGATCGCGCGCGCCACCTTCACGGCTTCGATGCTCTTCGCGTCGTGCATCGCCTGCGCCAGCCGGTCGAGCGTGATGTATCCGAACGCATCGCGCGCGGTCGGCGGACGCCCGTTCTTGCGGCGGGTCGCCTCGGCGACGAACTCGTGCGCGAGCTTGTTGTTCTTCCCGAGCGTCTTGTCGCTCTTGTAGTACCACTCGATGCCCCAGTAGCCTTCGCGCGCCTCGGGCGGCAGTCCCCAAAGCGGCTCGAGCTCGACCTGCGGCCCGCCGACCGGGTACTTCTTGAGCAGCCCGAACTGGTTCATCTGCTTGAGGCAGTTCGTGTAGTCGTCGCCTTGGACGAGGACGAGCACGACGTCGGGCTTCGCGGCATCGATCTTGGTGAGGTAGGAGCTGAAGTCGGTCGTACCCAGCGGCGTCAGCTCGTTGCCGACGATGCTGCCCCCGATGTGCGCGAGCACGTCCTTGAAGCCGGCCTCCAGCGAATGCCCGTACGCATAGTCCGGGGTGATGAGGAACCACTTCTTGCCGAACCGCTTCTGCAGCGCGTAGCCGGTCGCGTGCGTCTCCATCCACGTGCTGTGGCACGTGCGAAACACGCTCCAGTGACAGTTCTTGCCGGTGACGTCGTCGGTGTGGCCGCCGGAATCGATGAACAGCGTGTTGGTGGTCGTCGCGACGCCGGCGACCGACAGCGACACGCCGCTCGACACGGTGCCGACCAGCGCCGCGACCTTGTCCTGGTTGATGAGCTTGCGCGCCTTCTGCGCGGCGATGCTCGTGTCGTTCTGCTCGTCTTCCTTCACCAGCTCGATCTTGCGGCCGAGGACACCGCCGCGCTTGTTCCACGCGTCGACGGCCATCTCGAAGCCGACGGTCTCGTTCTCCGCCGGCCCGGCATAGGGCCCAGTGTAGGGCTCGAGCAACCCAATCTTCAGCACGTCGGCGGCCTCGCCGATCTTCGGCAGGTACGCCGGGATGCCGAAGGCGGCGGCCGTGCCGGCGCCGGCGAGCGTGACGAACGAGCGACGACTGAGACGACTCATGAAACCTCCTCATCGATGCGTGGCGCGGCCCCCGAGCCGGCGCCTGGGAGGAGGCAGTTAAGACTTTTGCCGCTGCGGCCCTTTCGCTCAGTGCAAGTGGCCGGATGGGAGAAGCGCCCGGCACCGAGAAATCCTGCCCGTTATGCCGTCCACCGTGGTCAATCCGGGTCTCGAAGGAATCGTCGTCGGCGAGACCGTGCTGAGCAACGTCGAGGGGGAGGTCGGGCGACTGACCTACCGCGGCTACGACATCCACGACCTGGCCGAGAACGCCAGCTTCGAGGAGGTCGTGCACCTGCTGCTGTTCGGGCACTTGCCGACGCACCAAGAGCTGCACGAGCTGAACGCGCACATCGCCGCGCGCCGCGCGCTCCCCTCGGGACTGATCGCGATGATGCACGCGATCCCGCGCGACGCCTGGCCGATGGACGTGCTGCGCACCGGCGTCTCCGCCGTCGCGCACTTCGTCCCGCACCGCCCCGACGGCGCGCACGAGACGTCGGTCGACACCGCGCTCGACCTGATCGCAAAGTTTCCCACCATCGTCGCGACCTGGCACCGCATGCGCCGCGGCCTGGAGCCGATCGCGCCCGACCCGAAGCTCACCACCGCCGCGAACTTCCTCTACATGCGCACCGGCGAGCACCCGATCCCCGAAGCGGAAGATGCGCTCGACACCTACCTCGTGCTGCTGGCGGACCACTCGTACAACGCCTCGACGTTCTCCGCGCGCGTGACCGCCTCGACCGGCGCCGACATCTACGGCGCGATCACCGCCGCCGTAGCGACGCTCGCCGGCGACTTGCACGGCGGCGCGCCGAGCAAGGTCATGACGATGCTCGAAGAGATCGGCTTGCCCGACAAGGCCGAGCCGTACGTGCGCGCGCTGCTCGGCCGCGGCGAGAAGATCATGGGGATGGGGCACCGCGAGTACAAGATTCGCGACCCGCGCGCGCAGCAGCTGGAGCAGATGGCGCGCAACCTCACCGAGAAGTCGCACACCAAGTGGTACCTGATCGCGCGCGCGCTCGAAGACGCCTCGAACAAGGTGCTGCAAGAGCTCAAGCCCGGCAAGCGGATCTACGCTAACGTCGAGTTCTACACCGCGCCGACCCTCTCGTCGCTGGGGATTCCCTCCGACGAGTTCACCTGCATGTTCTCCTGCGGGCGCATCGCCGGCTGGACGGCGCACGTCTTGGAGCAGTTCGCGCACAACCGCCTGATCCGCCCGCAGGCGACCTACGTCGGACCGCAAGTCCATCCGTACGAGCCGATCGGCGAGCGCCGCGCGCAGAACGGCAAGCCGAACGGCAAATCCGCGGGCCCTTCGACAAGCTCAGGATGACGTGAGCCCGCGTAGCGCGCAGGTGCGGCGCGAGACGAAGGAGACGCGGATCGAGCTGCGGCTCGCGCTCGACGGCGGCCCGGTCTCCGTCGAGACCGATGTCGACTTCTTCGACCACATGCTGACCGCGCTGGCGACGCACGCCGGGCTCGGTCTCGAGCTGGTCGCGCACGGCGACGGGATGGACCATCATCATTTGGTCGAGGACGTCGGGATCGCGCTGGGCCGCGCGATCGACGAGGCGCTCGGCGAGAAGCGCGGGATCACGCGCTTCGGCTCGGTCGCGGTTCCGCTCGACGACGCGCTGGTGCAGTGCGCGGTCGATCTGAGCGGCCGGCCGTTCTTGAACTACGACGTCCCGCTCTCCGCGCCGGCGCTCGGCGCGCTCCCGACCGAGCTGATCCCGCACTTCTTCCGCAGCGTCGTTGACCACGGCAAGTTCAACCTGCACCTGCTGCGCTGGGCCGGGACGAACAACCACCACCTGTGCGAGGCGGCGTTCAAGTCGTTCGCGCGCGCGTTCGCGCAGGCGAAGGCCCTCACCGCGTCGGCCGAGGTGCCTTCGACGAAAGGTTCGTTGACCGAACGCCCGGGCTGACGCTCAGAAGCTGAACATCACGGCGACCACGACCAACACGACGGCCGCTCCGAGCACCGTCGCGGAGAAGTCGTACTCGGGCGGCAGCCTCTTCTTTTGCCGGCGTTCCTTCGCGCGCCACCCTGCGATCGTGATCAACCCTGTGGGCCCTCCTGGCCAGGTTCCCCTCGGTCGCTTCTTTCCGTGAACCGGCTCGGCCGAAACGTGTTTTCAGCCCGCGACGAACTCCAGCGCCTCGGCGGCGCTCTCGCGGAAGTGCGCCTCGCGGATCGAGCCCGCGTGGGTGAGCCACTCGTTCGGCGGCGCCGGCGGCACGATCGCGACCG contains these protein-coding regions:
- a CDS encoding TauD/TfdA family dioxygenase translates to MAMEARFLHPGFAGQISGVDLPALDERGLDEVRGLMDRHAVLVVREQPFTDEEQVAFARRLGGELVTTVGRRVIDANPRLKDPAMTDISNLDENEDIIARDDRRRMYSLGNRLWHSDSSFQSPSARYSMLSAKEVPSKGGETEYADMRAAYDALPEAMKTQIAELRAFHSIIYSRETIGFTEFTDAERAQFPGAVQPLVRTHPGSGRKSVFIASHAAHVVGWPVPDGRLLLRELMSLATLPQFVYRHTWRVGDFVIWDNRCTMHRGLPFDEANDRRDLHRVTTLDVEPAMTPA
- a CDS encoding ABC transporter ATP-binding protein, coding for MSDARTPGGDPLLSVDGLCTNYGKIRILRDVSLTVGEGEVVALLGLNGAGKTTTMRSILGLTPPRAGSIRYAGQDVTGWPAYKIARLGVGYVPEGRRMFKDLSVLENLQLAENGRSGSWTIARVFDHLPKLAELRARKAGRLSGGEQEMLAIGRALVSNPRLLLVDEPSQGLAPLIVEDVYRILGELKQTGVAILIVEQNALLALKISNRAYVLDSGRIVHAGPAAELAADRDRIRTLMGLEVAAR
- a CDS encoding ABC transporter ATP-binding protein, whose product is MLEAANVSKVFGGVRAVDDVSLQVREGTIHALIGPNGAGKTTFFNAISGYMFPERGSVRFLGTDVTRMLNWRRIAMGMGRTFQTPSIFPELTVDENVRLGVNAHAKQAFRLRAPRGEAKAALDQRVDELLGFVNLTAQRDRPLSELAHGSQRLVEIAMSLSTDPVLVLLDEPMAGLAEAETDRIIGVIRDLRERLGLTVLFVEHNMRVVLSLADRITVLDRGKLLAEGTPAEIAANEAVRSAYLGEGVLEHV
- a CDS encoding branched-chain amino acid ABC transporter permease; the protein is MTARRELFVSAVVVVLCCFGPWLSPLAHVELSTVSEVFVTAIAVMSVNLLLGYTGLPAFGNAAYFGLGLYGVALSQKYLPQVDFVLAILIGMAAGLLGGLLLGPFLLRRRGIYFGLLSIAFGQVFYFIAYKFTDITGGEDGMQIVRPYAGLPSAHVVVSDFGFYYVSLALFVVALFAFRTIVRSPFGRTLIAIRQNEPRVRYLGLNTDRFIFVALLISATMAGLSGALFGLLIDFAAPLQLDWHESGNFVLAMILGGAGTVWGSLVGAFIYVVGKDVISTMTAWWQIYLGALFVACVLGFPRGILGTLQALKRRAPQTFADDDVNAAFDPNAPVEVGRGV
- a CDS encoding branched-chain amino acid ABC transporter permease, with the translated sequence MIEHLGPQLFNGIVLGAFYAIVALGLSLIMNLTGTINMAHGSFMTLAGYLAYSLVLRNVPFGWALVLAPLFAVFVGVVVERLLVRPLYKREPFYSLLMTFGLSLIAEEVFRLIWGPNGVPFSPPPSLSGAANIGFMHFPTFRIFIVLVLVIAIVALALFLTRTRFGLRLRAAVQDNEMIAALGTNTQLLYAVNFSLGIFLAGIAGVLAAGLLGLAPTSGNALLMPAFVTVIIGGMGSLFGSIVGGLLVGIAISMTTLFIPAASEVSMYVLMAIVLLVRPRGLFGEEGIFG
- a CDS encoding ABC transporter substrate-binding protein, which translates into the protein MSRLSRRSFVTLAGAGTAAAFGIPAYLPKIGEAADVLKIGLLEPYTGPYAGPAENETVGFEMAVDAWNKRGGVLGRKIELVKEDEQNDTSIAAQKARKLINQDKVAALVGTVSSGVSLSVAGVATTTNTLFIDSGGHTDDVTGKNCHWSVFRTCHSTWMETHATGYALQKRFGKKWFLITPDYAYGHSLEAGFKDVLAHIGGSIVGNELTPLGTTDFSSYLTKIDAAKPDVVLVLVQGDDYTNCLKQMNQFGLLKKYPVGGPQVELEPLWGLPPEAREGYWGIEWYYKSDKTLGKNNKLAHEFVAEATRRKNGRPPTARDAFGYITLDRLAQAMHDAKSIEAVKVARAIEGTHFNSIFAGSAYYRKEDHQLMWPMWVAKIRPNGTPGDKYDLFDVTDVNAAEAVEQTIAQKQAVCKLGYPG
- a CDS encoding citrate synthase/methylcitrate synthase produces the protein MVNPGLEGIVVGETVLSNVEGEVGRLTYRGYDIHDLAENASFEEVVHLLLFGHLPTHQELHELNAHIAARRALPSGLIAMMHAIPRDAWPMDVLRTGVSAVAHFVPHRPDGAHETSVDTALDLIAKFPTIVATWHRMRRGLEPIAPDPKLTTAANFLYMRTGEHPIPEAEDALDTYLVLLADHSYNASTFSARVTASTGADIYGAITAAVATLAGDLHGGAPSKVMTMLEEIGLPDKAEPYVRALLGRGEKIMGMGHREYKIRDPRAQQLEQMARNLTEKSHTKWYLIARALEDASNKVLQELKPGKRIYANVEFYTAPTLSSLGIPSDEFTCMFSCGRIAGWTAHVLEQFAHNRLIRPQATYVGPQVHPYEPIGERRAQNGKPNGKSAGPSTSSG
- the hisB gene encoding imidazoleglycerol-phosphate dehydratase HisB, translated to MSPRSAQVRRETKETRIELRLALDGGPVSVETDVDFFDHMLTALATHAGLGLELVAHGDGMDHHHLVEDVGIALGRAIDEALGEKRGITRFGSVAVPLDDALVQCAVDLSGRPFLNYDVPLSAPALGALPTELIPHFFRSVVDHGKFNLHLLRWAGTNNHHLCEAAFKSFARAFAQAKALTASAEVPSTKGSLTERPG